A genomic stretch from Mesotoga sp. Brook.08.105.5.1 includes:
- the leuS gene encoding leucine--tRNA ligase — protein MYDFRVIERKWQDYYAKEKPFNIDLKKAEKPFYNLMMFPYPSAAGLHIGNMFSFIGSDVYGRFMKLKGYDVFEPIGFDAFGIHSENYALRVGRHPAELTPKSIEYFREEQLKMIGNIFDWNSEAITSSPEYYKWTQWIFIQLFKNGLAEKRASNVNWCPSCKTVLADEQVIDGRCERCNNEVEKREMSQWFFKITKYAEKLLSNLEKLDWTDTTKNLQRAWIGKSSGATISFKVSGMNEQIDVFTTRPDTIFGVTYIVVAPEYGLVNKLVTPSTVETFDNFKEEVKSMDLATRTSISRPKNGIFTGSYAIHPLTGEELPIWIGDYVLAEYGTGAVMAVPAHDERDYVFAKKYGLEIRQVIECDPSQLPYTEKGKMINSEKYSGTLSVDFIDKIDEVSESIKGSVNYHLHDWCISRQRYWGPPIPMIYCDKCGTIPVPEDQLPVMLPNTDDYIPDGSGKSPLAKNSEFVNTTCPICGEAARRETDVSDNFLDSAWYYLRYLSPSNDSAPFDDGLVEKWCPVDMYIGGNEHATLHLMYSRFLAMALHDLGFLPFEEPFASFRGHGLIIKDGEKMSKSKGNIVNPNEYFESHGVDALRTYLMFMGTFLEGGDFRDSGMDAMRRFLNRVWDISTMPEGKSSTDLKIKMAETVEKVEYSIKNIKPNTAIAALMEFVNEASKESAIERKLVVDMAKLLSPFAPFICEEIYSMKGGKKRTILEDGFPSGYEKYASLAKTELPVQITGKMRGKVVLPQNASQEKAMEAVMADEKLSKMLEGKSIRKIIYVQDKIINIII, from the coding sequence ATGTACGATTTCAGGGTGATTGAAAGGAAATGGCAGGATTACTATGCGAAGGAGAAGCCATTTAACATAGATCTCAAGAAAGCGGAGAAGCCTTTCTACAATCTCATGATGTTTCCATATCCCTCCGCTGCCGGTCTCCACATAGGAAACATGTTTTCCTTCATCGGATCGGATGTATATGGAAGGTTCATGAAGCTCAAGGGCTACGACGTCTTCGAACCGATCGGTTTCGATGCTTTCGGTATACACAGCGAGAACTATGCCTTGAGAGTTGGGAGACATCCTGCTGAGCTCACTCCGAAAAGCATAGAGTACTTCAGAGAAGAGCAGCTCAAAATGATTGGTAATATTTTCGACTGGAACAGCGAAGCGATAACTTCTTCTCCGGAGTATTACAAGTGGACCCAGTGGATCTTCATTCAGTTGTTCAAGAACGGTCTTGCTGAGAAACGTGCGTCAAATGTTAACTGGTGTCCTTCGTGCAAGACAGTGCTGGCCGATGAGCAAGTAATTGACGGTCGTTGCGAACGATGCAATAATGAAGTCGAGAAACGCGAGATGAGTCAGTGGTTCTTCAAAATCACAAAGTACGCAGAGAAACTGCTGTCTAACCTCGAGAAGCTTGACTGGACGGACACTACTAAGAATCTTCAGCGCGCGTGGATAGGGAAATCTTCTGGAGCCACGATTTCTTTTAAAGTATCTGGAATGAATGAGCAGATAGATGTGTTTACAACCCGTCCAGATACGATATTTGGAGTAACTTACATAGTTGTAGCTCCTGAATACGGTCTGGTGAACAAGCTAGTCACGCCTTCAACAGTGGAGACTTTTGATAATTTCAAAGAAGAAGTGAAGAGCATGGATCTTGCCACAAGAACTTCTATTTCTCGTCCAAAAAACGGAATATTTACCGGTTCTTACGCCATTCACCCTCTTACTGGTGAGGAGCTTCCAATCTGGATAGGAGATTACGTGCTGGCAGAATATGGAACGGGTGCCGTTATGGCCGTCCCGGCGCACGATGAGAGGGATTATGTCTTTGCGAAGAAGTATGGACTAGAGATAAGACAGGTCATAGAATGCGATCCCTCACAGTTGCCCTATACTGAGAAGGGAAAGATGATCAACAGCGAAAAGTACTCGGGTACGCTCAGTGTTGATTTCATCGACAAGATTGACGAAGTGAGCGAAAGCATAAAGGGCTCTGTGAACTATCACCTTCATGACTGGTGTATTTCCAGACAGCGCTACTGGGGTCCTCCGATACCAATGATCTACTGTGATAAGTGTGGAACTATCCCCGTCCCTGAAGATCAATTGCCAGTGATGTTGCCAAATACCGATGACTACATACCTGACGGCAGCGGCAAGTCTCCACTGGCCAAGAACAGCGAATTTGTCAACACGACTTGCCCGATTTGTGGAGAGGCTGCCAGAAGAGAGACCGATGTCTCCGACAACTTCCTTGATTCGGCATGGTATTATCTGCGATATCTCTCACCGAGCAATGACAGTGCACCTTTTGATGATGGGCTGGTTGAAAAGTGGTGCCCGGTCGATATGTATATAGGCGGAAATGAACACGCAACTCTCCATCTGATGTACTCGAGATTTCTTGCGATGGCGCTACACGATTTGGGTTTTCTTCCTTTTGAAGAGCCGTTTGCTTCATTTAGAGGACACGGGCTTATCATAAAAGACGGGGAGAAGATGTCGAAATCGAAGGGAAATATCGTCAATCCCAACGAGTATTTTGAGAGCCATGGAGTGGATGCCCTTAGAACCTATCTGATGTTTATGGGGACCTTTCTCGAAGGCGGAGATTTCCGGGACAGCGGAATGGACGCGATGAGAAGGTTTCTGAATCGAGTTTGGGACATCTCAACAATGCCTGAAGGCAAGAGTTCGACAGATCTGAAGATAAAGATGGCAGAGACTGTGGAAAAGGTCGAATATTCAATCAAGAATATCAAGCCGAACACGGCAATAGCCGCTCTCATGGAGTTCGTCAATGAGGCTTCGAAAGAGAGCGCTATCGAGAGAAAGCTCGTAGTAGATATGGCAAAACTCCTCTCGCCTTTCGCCCCCTTCATTTGCGAAGAGATATACAGCATGAAAGGCGGGAAGAAGAGGACTATTCTTGAAGATGGTTTCCCTTCTGGCTATGAGAAATACGCTTCTCTGGCGAAGACTGAATTGCCTGTTCAGATTACCGGTAAGATGAGAGGAAAGGTTGTGCTTCCTCAGAACGCATCCCAGGAAAAGGCAATGGAAGCGGTAATGGCTGATGAGAAGCTCTCAAAAATGCTTGAAGGAAAGTCAATAAGAAAGATCATCTACGTACAGGACAAGATAATCAATATAATTATTTGA
- a CDS encoding class I SAM-dependent methyltransferase, whose product MKNNIKESAEFYRAVERLVLVTAGIRILDLGCGTGLELDEIFRLNTTARVVCVDLSQKMLEILRIKHEDRLDSLNLITGSYFEVDLPSEGFDISISVQSMHHFGYKQKLSLKKILHSLAGNGTYIEADYVVDTTR is encoded by the coding sequence ATGAAGAACAATATCAAAGAATCTGCTGAATTCTACAGAGCAGTGGAAAGGTTAGTTTTAGTTACTGCTGGAATCAGGATACTTGACCTCGGTTGCGGGACGGGACTCGAACTAGACGAGATATTCAGACTAAACACGACAGCCAGAGTAGTATGTGTCGACTTGTCCCAGAAGATGCTCGAAATTCTTAGAATCAAACATGAAGACAGACTGGACAGCCTGAACTTGATTACCGGTTCCTACTTCGAAGTTGATTTGCCATCGGAAGGATTCGACATTTCCATTTCGGTTCAGTCGATGCATCATTTCGGATACAAACAGAAGTTGTCGCTCAAGAAGATTCTCCACAGTCTAGCGGGTAATGGAACATATATCGAGGCAGATTACGTGGTCGATACTACACGATAG
- a CDS encoding DUF1848 domain-containing protein: MIVSASRRTDIPAFYSEWMIERLKSGFALVRNPFNPHQVSKVILNPEAVDCFVFWTKDPQKMLDKLNHFADYCYYFQFTITPYHGSVEPGLRNKREIIETFKKLSGKIGENRVIWRYDPILINADYSVDHHLRAFEKMAHLLKGFTEECVISFLDYYQKISSNLRKLDARAPNEIEVRKIASHYSEVSSSEGMKLKTCSETVDLSEYGISHGSCIDGTLINTLTGKRIDHPKDRYQRAACRCVESVDIGAYNTCLNRCLYCYASFSEKAIRKNYHSFNPKAPLLCSELQEHDEITERKK; encoded by the coding sequence ATGATAGTAAGTGCGAGCAGGAGGACAGATATCCCTGCTTTTTATTCAGAGTGGATGATAGAGCGTTTGAAAAGTGGCTTTGCTCTTGTTAGGAATCCGTTCAATCCCCATCAGGTGAGCAAAGTTATCCTAAATCCAGAAGCAGTAGACTGCTTCGTATTTTGGACAAAGGATCCCCAAAAAATGCTAGACAAGCTGAATCACTTTGCCGATTACTGTTATTATTTTCAATTCACGATTACGCCCTATCATGGAAGTGTAGAGCCTGGGCTTCGCAACAAGAGAGAGATTATCGAGACCTTCAAAAAGCTTTCCGGAAAGATTGGAGAAAACAGAGTGATTTGGAGATACGATCCTATTCTGATAAATGCGGACTATAGTGTCGACCATCATCTACGGGCCTTTGAAAAAATGGCACATTTGCTTAAGGGTTTCACTGAAGAGTGTGTGATTAGTTTTCTCGATTACTATCAGAAGATCTCATCAAACCTTCGAAAACTTGATGCAAGGGCGCCTAATGAAATTGAGGTAAGGAAAATTGCCAGCCATTATTCAGAAGTATCATCTTCTGAAGGAATGAAGCTGAAGACATGTTCAGAGACCGTTGATCTTTCGGAATATGGAATTAGTCACGGAAGCTGTATTGACGGGACGCTAATTAACACGCTGACAGGCAAAAGGATTGATCACCCAAAAGACAGATATCAGAGAGCTGCATGCCGCTGTGTCGAGAGTGTCGACATTGGCGCATATAATACCTGTCTTAATCGTTGCCTATACTGCTATGCAAGCTTTAGTGAGAAAGCGATTCGTAAAAATTATCATTCCTTTAATCCAAAGGCCCCGCTTCTTTGTAGCGAATTGCAGGAGCACGATGAGATTACTGAGAGAAAGAAGTAG
- a CDS encoding DUF2179 domain-containing protein, whose amino-acid sequence MEEFLSGDLFRWVLMPLIIFFARIIDVSLGTTRIIMVSRGKKEIASVIGFFEIILWLLVASKVIQSVDNVLYILAYAGGFAAGSYIGMLIDERLAIGTVSVRLIISRDPTELIEKLCQAGFGVTKIDAHGARGKAYIVYSIINRKEVEDFERIALECVPKAFMSVEDIRKVKEGVFLPKDTMRLRRESPLRKSK is encoded by the coding sequence ATGGAAGAATTCTTGAGTGGCGATCTCTTCAGATGGGTTCTTATGCCTCTGATAATCTTCTTCGCAAGGATCATCGACGTTTCTCTTGGAACCACGAGAATCATAATGGTTTCGAGAGGCAAGAAAGAAATAGCAAGTGTTATCGGTTTTTTTGAGATTATTCTGTGGTTGCTCGTTGCCAGCAAAGTAATCCAGAGTGTTGACAATGTACTTTACATTCTTGCTTATGCAGGTGGCTTCGCGGCCGGTAGCTACATAGGAATGCTCATTGATGAGAGGCTTGCAATTGGAACCGTATCGGTTAGGCTGATAATTTCGAGAGATCCAACTGAACTTATAGAAAAACTGTGCCAGGCTGGATTTGGAGTTACAAAGATAGACGCTCACGGTGCTCGAGGAAAGGCTTACATTGTTTACAGTATCATAAACAGGAAAGAAGTGGAAGACTTCGAGAGAATCGCTCTGGAATGCGTTCCAAAGGCGTTCATGTCAGTTGAAGATATTCGAAAGGTAAAAGAGGGGGTCTTCCTCCCCAAAGATACGATGCGCCTCAGAAGGGAATCCCCCTTAAGAAAGTCCAAATAG
- a CDS encoding ABC transporter ATP-binding protein, with amino-acid sequence MANIIELKDIKKVYGTVVKTEVLHGVDLEIEDSSFLSIVGQSGSGKSTLMNIMGTLDQPTSGEIKIAGKQTNKMNKNELASVRNETIGFIFQFHYLLPEFTAFENVILPYRIKGLKPSKEIMERAKELMDVVEISKVRNNLAPNMSGGQQQRTAIARALINNPKIILADEPTGNLDSDTSAKVFSLMRDLNKRYGTTFVIITHDRRIAEETDRIVEIRDGNIFNDIKR; translated from the coding sequence ATGGCTAACATAATCGAGCTTAAGGATATAAAAAAGGTTTACGGAACGGTTGTGAAGACAGAAGTTCTTCACGGTGTGGATCTTGAAATCGAAGACTCATCGTTTCTTTCGATAGTCGGACAGTCTGGAAGCGGAAAATCTACACTCATGAACATTATGGGCACTTTAGATCAACCCACGAGCGGTGAAATAAAAATCGCAGGGAAACAGACAAACAAAATGAACAAGAATGAACTCGCAAGTGTTAGAAATGAGACTATTGGATTCATATTCCAGTTTCATTATCTGCTTCCCGAGTTCACTGCTTTCGAAAACGTAATTCTTCCTTACAGAATTAAAGGTCTTAAACCCTCGAAGGAAATTATGGAAAGGGCGAAGGAACTAATGGATGTCGTTGAAATCAGCAAGGTTAGGAATAATCTAGCTCCAAACATGTCGGGAGGTCAGCAGCAAAGAACCGCAATAGCAAGGGCCCTTATCAACAATCCGAAGATTATACTTGCAGATGAACCTACGGGCAATCTCGACTCCGATACCTCAGCGAAGGTCTTCAGCCTCATGCGTGATCTCAACAAGAGATACGGAACAACATTCGTAATAATTACTCACGATAGAAGAATCGCAGAAGAGACAGACAGAATAGTTGAAATCAGAGACGGCAACATTTTCAATGACATAAAGAGATAA
- a CDS encoding FtsX-like permease family protein has translation MRLAFSIAMRFLSSSKTQTLLIVMGIAIGVSVQVFIGSLIQGLQKDLVDTTIGSSSQITVSSSENNRVEDWQGIISEIASLDLPTDLTALSASADVPVFISSGDRTLSVLLRGLQFPESHVIYKTDSRLIDGSLPEGDGEIIIGKGLKDELDVNLGEEITIFTPDRAVEILKVVGVFDLGIASLNKNWMISTIGTAQSVGKLGDAVTSIEMQVSDVFRADENASAILERLSRSALLVTDWKSQNEDLLSGLNGQSVSSIMIQVFVIIAVSLGIASVLAVTVVQKSRQIGILKAMGLKDSTTSFVFLFQGLALGIVGAVVGIAFGILLIIMFSTFAVGTDGEPIIRISLSYGFVMLSALIAIGASTIAAMVPARRSSKLSPVEVIRNG, from the coding sequence ATGAGATTGGCTTTTTCAATTGCGATGCGCTTTCTATCTTCCAGCAAGACCCAAACTCTTCTCATAGTAATGGGAATTGCAATAGGCGTTTCCGTTCAGGTATTCATAGGCTCGCTTATCCAGGGACTCCAAAAAGACCTGGTGGATACAACAATCGGAAGCTCTTCGCAGATAACTGTCTCCTCATCGGAAAACAACAGAGTAGAAGACTGGCAAGGCATAATTTCGGAAATCGCTTCTCTTGATTTGCCAACAGATCTGACGGCTCTTTCTGCAAGCGCAGATGTTCCTGTCTTCATAAGCAGCGGCGACAGAACCTTATCTGTTCTGCTCCGAGGTCTGCAGTTCCCCGAATCACATGTTATTTACAAGACGGATAGTCGCCTCATTGATGGCAGCCTTCCTGAAGGAGACGGAGAAATCATTATCGGCAAGGGTCTTAAGGATGAGCTCGATGTGAACCTTGGAGAAGAAATCACAATCTTCACTCCGGATAGAGCAGTTGAGATTCTGAAGGTAGTCGGTGTCTTCGATCTGGGTATTGCAAGCCTTAACAAAAACTGGATGATCTCAACGATTGGCACCGCTCAGTCAGTTGGGAAACTTGGTGATGCAGTCACATCGATAGAGATGCAGGTGAGCGATGTCTTCAGAGCTGATGAAAACGCCTCTGCCATTTTGGAACGTCTTTCGAGGTCTGCTTTACTTGTCACTGACTGGAAATCTCAGAACGAAGATCTCCTCTCCGGGCTGAATGGGCAGAGCGTCTCAAGCATAATGATTCAGGTGTTCGTAATCATAGCCGTTTCCCTTGGAATAGCAAGCGTGCTCGCAGTAACTGTAGTCCAGAAATCAAGGCAGATTGGAATCCTGAAAGCTATGGGACTTAAGGATTCCACGACGAGTTTCGTTTTTCTCTTTCAGGGACTCGCTCTCGGCATTGTGGGAGCAGTAGTTGGAATTGCATTCGGAATCCTGCTTATAATTATGTTCTCCACTTTTGCCGTAGGAACTGACGGAGAACCGATCATCAGAATCTCTCTGAGTTATGGGTTTGTAATGTTGTCCGCGCTCATTGCCATTGGCGCTTCAACTATTGCCGCAATGGTCCCAGCCAGGAGATCCTCCAAACTCAGCCCTGTTGAGGTGATACGAAATGGCTAA
- a CDS encoding cobalamin-dependent protein (Presence of a B(12) (cobalamin)-binding domain implies dependence on cobalamin itself, in one of its several forms, or in some unusual lineages, dependence on a cobalamin-like analog.) produces MNDIKSNFISALDSQDKERAVMVCIESLESGNVEVIDLYLDILAPALRSWDCDYVSDRLCIWNEHIRSSIVRTVMECCFPYIVKKRRDNGSEKNDRTVAVLCPPEEYHEIGARMISDIFTIAGYNSIFVGANTPLDTFLEAAKKLSPMYVAISVSNYYNLINTRRMISRIKEAGGKSRVVVGGNAFEKNPDYWKEVGADIFLKDPREILALGKGDVK; encoded by the coding sequence TTGAACGATATCAAGAGCAACTTTATAAGCGCTCTCGACTCACAAGATAAAGAGAGGGCAGTGATGGTGTGCATAGAATCGCTTGAGTCTGGCAATGTTGAAGTAATCGATTTGTATCTGGATATTCTTGCACCCGCATTGAGGAGTTGGGATTGCGACTACGTGAGCGACAGATTGTGTATATGGAACGAACATATAAGGAGCTCTATTGTCAGAACGGTAATGGAATGCTGCTTCCCTTATATTGTGAAGAAAAGAAGAGACAATGGATCAGAAAAGAATGATCGGACAGTGGCAGTACTCTGCCCGCCCGAAGAGTATCATGAGATCGGAGCTAGAATGATTTCGGATATCTTCACTATCGCTGGGTACAATTCCATATTCGTCGGAGCAAATACCCCGCTGGACACCTTCCTTGAGGCTGCGAAAAAGCTGAGTCCAATGTACGTTGCGATTAGTGTTTCAAACTACTACAACCTAATAAACACACGAAGGATGATTTCGCGAATTAAAGAAGCCGGTGGGAAATCGAGAGTTGTCGTAGGTGGAAATGCATTCGAAAAAAATCCCGACTACTGGAAGGAAGTCGGTGCAGATATTTTCCTGAAAGATCCAAGAGAGATTCTAGCTCTGGGGAAGGGTGATGTAAAATGA